Proteins encoded together in one Micromonospora kangleipakensis window:
- a CDS encoding DUF998 domain-containing protein produces MTQAIPLRVRPAAVGRDRALLAGGVLAGPLFVGSVLVQGFSRDGFDFRRHPASVLSNGELGWVQIATFLASGLLVLGAAAALGRRDTGARWLPRLLGLYGVGLVLAGIFRADPADGFPVGTPSGPGQVSWHGGLHFLGATVGFVALIVAAVAAARRGARRGERGWAAYSLASGVCFGTAWVALIVRPVPLTMVGFGLAVAVAWAWVSGTLWRIDHGRNV; encoded by the coding sequence ATGACCCAGGCGATTCCTCTTCGGGTGCGGCCGGCCGCGGTCGGCCGGGACCGGGCGTTGCTGGCCGGCGGCGTCCTCGCTGGCCCGCTCTTCGTCGGCTCCGTGCTGGTCCAGGGCTTCAGCCGGGACGGCTTCGACTTCCGCCGGCATCCGGCGAGTGTGCTGAGCAACGGCGAGCTGGGGTGGGTACAGATCGCCACCTTCCTCGCCAGCGGGCTGCTGGTGCTCGGCGCCGCCGCCGCGCTGGGCCGCCGGGACACCGGCGCCCGGTGGCTGCCGAGGCTGCTCGGCCTCTACGGGGTCGGGCTGGTGCTCGCCGGGATCTTCCGGGCCGATCCGGCCGACGGCTTCCCGGTCGGTACGCCGAGCGGCCCCGGCCAGGTGAGCTGGCACGGCGGGCTGCACTTCCTCGGGGCGACGGTCGGCTTCGTGGCGCTGATCGTCGCCGCGGTGGCCGCCGCCCGCCGGGGCGCCCGGCGGGGCGAGCGCGGCTGGGCCGCGTACAGCCTGGCCAGCGGGGTCTGCTTCGGGACCGCCTGGGTGGCCCTGATCGTCCGGCCGGTGCCGCTGACCATGGTCGGCTTCGGCCTCGCCGTGGCGGTCGCCTGGGCCTGGGTCAGCGGGACGCTGTGGCGCATCGACCACGGTCGGAACGTCTGA
- a CDS encoding helix-turn-helix domain-containing protein, producing the protein MSRAVEESNRAMLRARDAMDRSYAEPLDVPALARIAHVSAAHFIRTFRATFGETPHRYLQRRRVERAMYLLVQTDQPVTEICYAVGFGSLGTFSRTFRDIVGESPSDYRRRKAPAPAVPSCFAKAWMRPSSVR; encoded by the coding sequence ATGAGCCGCGCCGTGGAGGAGTCCAACCGGGCGATGCTGCGCGCCCGGGACGCCATGGACCGGTCGTACGCCGAGCCGCTCGACGTGCCGGCGCTGGCCCGGATCGCGCACGTCTCCGCGGCGCACTTCATCCGGACCTTCCGCGCCACCTTCGGCGAGACCCCGCACCGCTACCTGCAACGCCGTCGGGTCGAGCGGGCGATGTACCTGCTGGTGCAGACCGACCAGCCGGTCACCGAGATCTGCTACGCGGTCGGGTTCGGCAGCCTGGGCACCTTCAGCCGCACCTTCCGCGACATCGTCGGCGAGTCGCCCTCGGACTACCGGCGGCGGAAGGCCCCTGCCCCGGCCGTGCCGAGCTGCTTCGCCAAGGCCTGGATGCGGCCGAGCAGCGTCCGCTGA
- a CDS encoding histidine phosphatase family protein, protein MDRCAGPPRPPSWSPQRCRAYPCTPRRWSGTTCRTTRTRPACPRRTRASWPASTSASGRTGRAGRRRPWPGSRRPRPTGDVRELVITHNFLIAWFVRHALDAPERRWLGLNHHNCGLTVIRYSSGGPPNLIAVNDVAHLPPELRGTGLPPDYVV, encoded by the coding sequence ATGGACCGCTGCGCCGGGCCGCCGAGACCGCCGAGCTGGTCGCCGCAGCGCTGCCGGGCGTACCCGTGCACGCCGCGGAGATGGTCGGGGACCACCTGCCGCACGACACGGACCCGGCCGGCCTGCCCCCGGCGTACGCGAGCTTCCTGGCCGGCTTCGACGAGCGCGAGCGGACGGACGGGCCGCGCCGGACGGCGGAGGCCGTGGCCCGGTTCGCGACGCCCCCGGCCGACGGGGGACGTCCGCGAACTGGTGATCACGCACAACTTCCTGATCGCCTGGTTCGTCCGGCACGCCTTGGACGCCCCAGAGCGGCGCTGGCTGGGCCTGAACCACCACAACTGCGGGCTGACCGTGATCCGCTACAGCTCGGGCGGGCCGCCGAACCTGATCGCCGTCAACGACGTGGCCCACCTGCCGCCCGAACTGCGCGGCACCGGCCTGCCACCGGACTACGTCGTCTAG
- a CDS encoding protealysin inhibitor emfourin: MRSNPRAAALLAALLVALAGCATTDPTVATPGAPASGSASATLAARVVLAKSGGIAGLRDTVTVEPDGRWTVADKTGATRSGQLGPADLDRLRQLTADSRLAGETAATTAPSSCADAFTYQLTVGDRTTGYVDCPTDPDRPAATAAVVELLTRATT; the protein is encoded by the coding sequence ATGAGATCGAACCCCCGCGCGGCGGCCCTCCTCGCCGCACTTCTCGTCGCCCTGGCCGGCTGCGCGACGACCGACCCGACCGTGGCCACCCCCGGCGCCCCCGCCTCCGGTTCGGCGTCCGCCACCCTTGCCGCTCGGGTGGTGCTGGCGAAATCCGGCGGCATCGCCGGGCTGCGGGACACGGTCACCGTCGAGCCCGACGGCCGGTGGACCGTGGCCGACAAGACCGGCGCCACCCGTTCCGGGCAGCTCGGCCCGGCGGACCTCGACCGGCTGCGCCAGCTCACCGCCGACTCCCGGCTGGCCGGCGAGACGGCCGCCACCACCGCCCCGAGCAGCTGCGCCGACGCGTTCACCTACCAGCTCACCGTGGGCGACCGGACGACCGGCTACGTGGACTGCCCCACCGATCCCGACCGCCCGGCGGCCACCGCCGCCGTGGTGGAGCTGCTCACCCGCGCCACCACCTGA
- a CDS encoding LysR substrate-binding domain-containing protein has protein sequence MTPQALRDVPLVAYAEEAPIVRRYWRTVFDTRLTRTPSLVVADLRAVRAAVLAGAGASVLPTYLCRGELASGALRELLAPPVPPLNTLFLAARPAAAGRREIQTVRRALLAAADGW, from the coding sequence GTGACCCCGCAGGCGCTGCGCGACGTGCCACTCGTCGCGTACGCCGAGGAGGCCCCGATCGTGCGCCGGTACTGGCGGACCGTCTTCGACACCCGGCTCACCCGCACGCCGAGCCTGGTCGTGGCCGACCTGCGGGCGGTCCGGGCGGCGGTGCTCGCCGGCGCCGGGGCGAGCGTGCTGCCGACGTACCTCTGCCGGGGCGAGCTGGCCTCCGGCGCGCTGCGCGAGCTGCTCGCGCCGCCGGTGCCGCCGCTCAACACGCTCTTCCTCGCGGCCCGGCCGGCGGCGGCGGGCCGACGGGAGATCCAGACCGTCCGCCGCGCCCTGCTGGCCGCCGCCGACGGCTGGTGA
- a CDS encoding M4 family metallopeptidase — translation MKRPLAAVGAALLTSGVLTCVATTAHAATPSAPAPESTAAARADNLLRTNPGAVQGAGGEAYQAVRTKVDASGAAHTRYTRTYHGLRVYGGDFVIHTAPNGSYAGTSVGLAAPLTLGTTAKVDAAAAKASARQAFSGSLTSVGAPELFVDASSGRGRLAWETVASGMKADKQTPSKLHVITDATSGKVIGSYDDIETVAGTGNSIYSGTVSIDTTLSGSTYQMVDPSHGNGRTCDMNNGTSTCTTFTDADNTWGNGANSNRQSAGVDAHFGAAKTFDYYKNVHGRNGIFGNGTGVPSRVHYGNNYVNAFWDGSQMTYGDGSSNSRPLVALDVAGHEMSHGVTENVVPGGLTYSGESGGLNEATSDIFGTMVEFYANTTADPGDYQIGEKININGNGTPLRYMYNPSLDGSSDSCWTTNTKNKDVHYSSGPANHFFFNLAEGTGATAYGTSPVCGSAPAVTGVGRAKAEKIWFRALDVYFTSNTAYVNNTTPSNTARAYTLRAATDLYGSCSTEYKTVQAAWTAVAVSGNDAPCSTGNDFSVSLSPTSGSVTAGGSVSTTVSTATTSGTAQTVTFSASGLPSGATASFSPSSVTSGGSSTLTISTTSSTAAGTYPVTVTGTGTSVTHTATYTLTVNGTGGGCTGAGQKLGNPGFESGNTVWASTSGVIGQYGSSGQPPRSGTWNAWLDGYGTSHTDTLSQAVSLPAGCTSYNFSFWLHIDTSETTTSIAYDTLRVQVLNSSGTVLATLATYSNLNKAAGYTQRSFSLASYAGQTVTLKFTGVEDISLQTSFVVDDTAVNVS, via the coding sequence GTGAAAAGACCCCTCGCCGCAGTCGGCGCAGCTCTGCTCACCAGTGGCGTGCTGACCTGCGTCGCCACCACGGCGCACGCGGCAACCCCCAGCGCCCCCGCTCCGGAATCCACCGCCGCAGCCCGCGCGGACAACCTGCTCCGCACCAACCCCGGCGCCGTGCAGGGCGCCGGCGGTGAGGCGTACCAGGCGGTCCGCACGAAGGTGGATGCCAGCGGCGCCGCGCACACCCGGTACACCCGGACGTACCACGGCCTGCGCGTGTACGGCGGTGACTTCGTCATCCACACCGCCCCCAACGGCAGCTACGCCGGCACGTCCGTCGGCCTGGCCGCACCGCTGACCCTGGGCACCACCGCCAAGGTCGACGCGGCGGCCGCCAAGGCGAGCGCACGCCAGGCCTTCTCCGGCTCGCTCACCTCCGTCGGTGCGCCGGAGCTCTTCGTCGACGCCAGCTCCGGCCGGGGCCGGCTGGCCTGGGAGACCGTCGCCTCCGGCATGAAGGCCGACAAGCAGACCCCGTCGAAGCTGCACGTCATCACCGACGCCACCAGCGGCAAGGTGATCGGGTCGTACGACGACATCGAGACGGTTGCCGGCACCGGCAACAGCATCTACTCCGGCACGGTCAGCATCGACACCACGCTCTCCGGCAGCACCTACCAGATGGTGGACCCGTCGCACGGCAACGGCCGTACCTGCGACATGAACAACGGCACGTCGACCTGCACCACCTTCACCGACGCCGACAACACCTGGGGCAACGGCGCGAACTCCAACCGGCAGTCCGCCGGGGTCGACGCCCACTTCGGCGCCGCCAAGACCTTCGACTACTACAAGAACGTGCACGGCCGCAACGGCATCTTCGGCAACGGCACCGGCGTGCCGAGCCGGGTCCACTACGGCAACAACTACGTCAACGCCTTCTGGGACGGCTCCCAGATGACCTACGGCGACGGCTCGAGCAACTCCCGTCCGCTGGTGGCGCTCGACGTGGCCGGCCACGAGATGAGCCACGGCGTGACCGAGAACGTGGTCCCCGGCGGCCTGACCTACTCCGGCGAGTCCGGCGGCCTCAACGAGGCCACCAGCGACATCTTCGGCACGATGGTGGAGTTCTACGCCAACACCACCGCCGACCCGGGTGACTACCAGATCGGCGAGAAGATCAACATCAACGGCAACGGCACGCCGCTGCGGTACATGTACAACCCGTCGCTGGACGGCTCGTCCGACAGCTGCTGGACCACCAACACCAAGAACAAGGACGTGCACTACTCGTCCGGTCCGGCCAACCACTTCTTCTTCAACTTGGCCGAGGGCACCGGCGCCACCGCGTACGGCACCTCGCCGGTCTGCGGCTCCGCCCCCGCGGTGACCGGCGTCGGTCGCGCCAAGGCGGAGAAGATCTGGTTCCGGGCGCTCGACGTCTACTTCACCTCGAACACCGCGTACGTCAACAACACCACCCCGTCGAACACCGCCCGGGCGTACACCCTGCGGGCGGCGACCGACCTGTACGGCAGCTGCTCCACCGAGTACAAGACCGTCCAGGCGGCGTGGACCGCGGTGGCCGTCTCCGGCAACGACGCGCCCTGCTCGACCGGTAACGACTTCTCGGTCTCGCTCTCGCCGACCTCCGGCTCGGTGACTGCGGGCGGCTCGGTCTCCACCACCGTCTCGACCGCGACCACCTCCGGCACCGCGCAGACCGTGACGTTCTCCGCGTCCGGCCTGCCGAGCGGCGCGACCGCGTCGTTCAGCCCGTCCTCGGTGACGTCCGGCGGGTCGTCCACCCTCACCATCAGCACCACGTCGAGCACCGCGGCCGGCACCTACCCGGTCACGGTCACCGGCACCGGCACGTCGGTGACGCACACGGCGACCTACACGCTGACCGTGAACGGCACCGGCGGCGGCTGCACCGGCGCCGGCCAGAAGCTCGGCAACCCCGGCTTCGAGTCCGGCAACACCGTCTGGGCGTCCACCTCCGGCGTCATCGGCCAGTACGGCTCGTCCGGTCAGCCGCCCCGCTCCGGCACCTGGAACGCCTGGCTGGACGGCTACGGCACCAGCCACACCGACACGCTCTCCCAGGCGGTGAGCCTGCCGGCCGGCTGCACGTCGTACAACTTCAGCTTCTGGCTGCACATCGACACGTCCGAGACCACCACCAGCATCGCGTACGACACGCTCCGGGTGCAGGTGCTCAACTCGTCCGGGACGGTGCTGGCGACCCTGGCCACGTACTCGAACCTGAACAAGGCCGCCGGGTACACCCAGCGGTCGTTCTCGCTGGCCTCGTACGCCGGCCAGACCGTCACCCTGAAGTTCACCGGTGTGGAGGACATCTCGCTGCAGACCTCCTTCGTGGTGGACGACACCGCGGTCAACGTCTCCTGA
- a CDS encoding HNH endonuclease: MDAVLVVNADLGPLHRVTVQHAIRMLCRRVAEIHEAEPDQVIGVFPLPRVVRLVRYVVTRWRFSAGPAWSRAGVLRRDGRRCAYCDAPASTIDHILPRSRGGRNTWKNTTAACYECNQRKGDRTPAEAGMPLRREPATPSWAALAGR; encoded by the coding sequence GTGGACGCCGTCCTCGTCGTCAACGCCGACCTCGGCCCGCTGCACCGGGTCACCGTCCAGCACGCGATCCGGATGCTCTGCCGGCGGGTCGCCGAGATCCACGAGGCAGAGCCGGACCAGGTGATCGGGGTCTTCCCGCTGCCCCGGGTGGTCCGCCTCGTCCGGTACGTGGTGACCCGCTGGCGGTTCAGCGCCGGGCCGGCCTGGTCCCGGGCCGGAGTGCTGCGCCGCGACGGCCGGCGCTGCGCCTACTGCGACGCCCCGGCCAGCACCATCGACCACATCCTGCCCCGCTCACGCGGCGGCCGGAACACCTGGAAGAACACCACCGCCGCCTGCTACGAGTGCAACCAGCGCAAGGGCGACCGGACCCCGGCCGAGGCGGGCATGCCGCTGCGGCGGGAGCCGGCCACGCCGAGCTGGGCGGCGCTCGCCGGGCGGTGA
- a CDS encoding enoyl-CoA hydratase/isomerase family protein: MSDAELTVEVAGPVATVVIRNPGRRNAMTPGMWRQLPVLLDGLEADPAVHALVLTGADGTFCAGADLGDLDELLEAGDGSIAVAAEERLAAFAKPTVAAIQGACVGGGCQLAVACDLRIAAADARFGVPPARLGLVYPAPTTRRLARLIGPSAAKHLLFTSELIDAERALRVGLVDEVLPADVVTVRVEAITSAIAQRSRLTVAAAKEIIDDRADEARIAWWHGQVRDSGEAREGVAAANERRPPRFGWAPPGRP, translated from the coding sequence ATGTCGGACGCGGAGCTGACCGTCGAGGTGGCCGGGCCGGTGGCCACGGTGGTGATCCGGAACCCAGGGCGACGCAACGCGATGACCCCGGGGATGTGGCGGCAGCTGCCGGTGCTCCTCGACGGGCTGGAGGCCGATCCGGCGGTGCACGCGCTGGTGCTGACCGGTGCGGACGGCACGTTCTGCGCCGGTGCGGACCTCGGCGACCTGGACGAGCTGCTGGAGGCCGGCGACGGGAGCATCGCGGTCGCCGCGGAGGAGCGGCTGGCCGCCTTCGCCAAGCCCACGGTGGCCGCCATCCAGGGCGCATGCGTCGGCGGGGGATGCCAGCTCGCGGTCGCCTGCGACCTGCGGATCGCTGCTGCGGACGCCCGGTTCGGCGTACCGCCGGCGCGGCTCGGGCTCGTCTACCCCGCCCCGACCACCCGGCGGTTGGCGCGGCTGATCGGGCCGTCCGCCGCGAAGCACCTCCTCTTCACCAGTGAGCTGATCGACGCCGAGCGGGCGCTGCGGGTCGGTCTGGTCGACGAGGTGCTGCCGGCCGACGTGGTGACCGTCCGGGTGGAGGCGATCACCTCCGCGATCGCCCAGCGCTCCCGGCTGACCGTCGCGGCGGCGAAGGAGATCATCGACGACCGGGCCGACGAGGCGAGGATCGCCTGGTGGCACGGGCAGGTGCGGGACAGCGGCGAGGCCCGGGAGGGGGTGGCGGCGGCCAACGAGCGCCGGCCGCCGCGCTTCGGCTGGGCGCCGCCCGGCCGTCCCTGA
- a CDS encoding VOC family protein, whose amino-acid sequence MTMNSISRSQIYVLDQDEALDFYVGKLGMEVNTDQDLGFMRWLTVNLPDDPDREILLEKPGPPALDPATAEQVRELLTKGALGGYLFMTTDDARKTYEDLVAKGVDITDEPTERPYGIDFGIRDPFGNRIRIGQMHPKA is encoded by the coding sequence ATGACGATGAACTCGATTTCCCGCTCCCAGATCTACGTCCTCGACCAGGACGAGGCCCTCGACTTCTACGTCGGCAAGCTCGGCATGGAGGTCAACACCGACCAGGACCTCGGCTTCATGCGCTGGCTGACGGTCAACCTCCCGGACGACCCGGACCGGGAGATCCTGCTGGAGAAGCCCGGTCCGCCGGCCCTCGACCCGGCCACCGCCGAGCAGGTCCGGGAGTTGCTCACCAAGGGGGCGCTGGGCGGCTACCTCTTCATGACCACCGACGACGCCCGCAAGACGTACGAGGACCTGGTGGCCAAGGGTGTGGACATCACCGACGAGCCGACCGAGCGTCCGTACGGCATCGACTTCGGCATCCGGGACCCGTTCGGCAACCGGATCCGCATCGGCCAGATGCACCCGAAGGCCTGA